The following proteins come from a genomic window of Actinomycetota bacterium:
- the secG gene encoding preprotein translocase subunit SecG produces MNGLVVILLVLHVVVSFALIVFVLLHSGKGTGMSSMFSGALPTTSVGTSIIEKNLNKITVVLAVTFVVNLLLLMVLYTPGG; encoded by the coding sequence ATGAATGGGCTTGTTGTGATATTGCTGGTACTGCACGTCGTCGTGTCATTTGCGCTTATAGTCTTTGTGTTGCTGCATTCCGGAAAAGGTACCGGGATGTCCTCGATGTTCAGCGGCGCACTGCCGACCACCTCGGTGGGGACGAGCATCATCGAAAAGAACCTCAACAAGATCACAGTAGTTCTGGCGGTGACCTTCGTCGTAAACCTGCTATTACTGATGGTTCTTTACACGCCGGGCGGCTAG
- a CDS encoding PLP-dependent aminotransferase family protein, whose product MGTSRVVFDKLQGRYARRMDEMRSSAVRDLFAAASRPDVISLSGGMPEVSRVPAHTAADAAYKAVAHQGARALQYGGSEGSIELRSIIIELMAETGVRLKTDDIVVTAGAQQALDLLGKIFLDPGDVVIAEGPTYLGALQAFSAYEPEIRCVPMDDCGMRMDLLEAELRALGPRGAKFIYTIPNFQNPGGVTLAADRRRRLLELSREYDIPIIEDDPYGRLRFEGGHIKPLRALDPEVIYLGTFSKIFAPGLRLGWVVAPHPVLAKLLIAKQAADLCGSAFAQTTAEVYFRGTRWRKVVQALTRVYAERRDAMLAALSEHFPKEARWTCPEGGFFVWVELPAFLDTGVMLAEAVERGVTFVPGDSFFPDGRGRNCMRLAFCYAEPERIEEGIRRLAEVLEDRLELYRAFMAAGALPAEEGAA is encoded by the coding sequence ATGGGTACCTCAAGGGTTGTGTTCGACAAGCTGCAAGGGCGTTATGCCCGGCGCATGGACGAGATGCGCAGTAGCGCTGTACGGGACCTGTTCGCCGCAGCTAGCAGGCCCGATGTGATCAGCCTTTCCGGCGGCATGCCCGAAGTCAGTCGGGTGCCAGCGCATACCGCTGCCGACGCGGCCTACAAGGCTGTGGCGCATCAGGGCGCCCGCGCGCTTCAATACGGCGGCAGCGAGGGCAGCATCGAGCTGAGAAGCATCATCATCGAGCTGATGGCCGAAACCGGCGTGCGCCTCAAAACCGATGATATCGTCGTTACCGCCGGCGCGCAGCAGGCACTCGATCTTCTCGGCAAGATATTTCTGGATCCCGGGGATGTTGTTATTGCCGAGGGCCCGACTTATCTCGGCGCTCTTCAGGCGTTTTCGGCATATGAGCCCGAGATCCGGTGTGTGCCGATGGACGATTGCGGCATGCGCATGGACCTGCTCGAAGCGGAGTTGCGAGCGCTCGGTCCGCGCGGGGCGAAGTTTATCTATACGATTCCTAACTTTCAAAATCCCGGCGGGGTCACGCTTGCCGCCGATCGCCGCCGCCGCCTGCTTGAGCTGTCGCGCGAGTACGATATCCCGATAATCGAAGACGATCCATACGGCAGGCTTCGCTTCGAAGGCGGGCACATAAAGCCGCTGCGAGCGCTCGATCCCGAGGTCATCTACCTCGGCACTTTTTCGAAGATATTCGCTCCCGGCCTAAGGTTGGGATGGGTGGTCGCGCCACATCCCGTTCTCGCGAAGCTTCTTATCGCGAAGCAAGCTGCGGATCTATGTGGGAGCGCTTTCGCTCAAACAACTGCGGAAGTGTATTTCCGCGGCACGCGATGGCGAAAGGTGGTTCAGGCCCTGACACGCGTTTATGCCGAGCGACGCGACGCCATGCTCGCCGCGCTCAGTGAGCACTTCCCAAAAGAGGCGAGATGGACATGCCCGGAAGGCGGATTTTTCGTCTGGGTCGAACTTCCGGCGTTCCTGGACACAGGAGTGATGCTTGCCGAGGCGGTCGAAAGAGGCGTGACTTTCGTGCCCGGCGATTCTTTCTTCCCCGACGGGCGAGGACGGAACTGCATGCGTCTGGCGTTTTGTTACGCTGAGCCTGAGCGGATCGAAGAAGGAATAAGGCGTCTTGCCGAGGTGCTCGAGGACCGCCTCGAGCTGTACCGCGCCTTCATGGCCGCTGGAGCTTTGCCTGCCGAGGAAGGAGCCGCATGA
- a CDS encoding D-alanine--D-alanine ligase produces MNKEKIAVLMGGRSLEREVSLKSGERVCQALEDLGYKVLPLDLSPTLVQTLRSERPDACYIALHGRYGEDGAIQELLEFLGVPYTGPGVVSSVLAWDKPLAKRLFAEHGIPTPAWVNLTADAFKQMGAASALDLVVESTGPFPLAVKPAKQGSALGLTRVDSADRLAEALLTALSYDDAAMIEKWVEGRMVAVSVFDGPEGPQPLPPVEISPKSGVFDFASMYTAGETDYFVPARLDEAVMSEVKKCAIAVHTLLECRDVSRVDMIVDSAGGLHVLECNTSPGMTETSLLPMAAQAVGLSLADVVEKLVSSALARSAGKNQ; encoded by the coding sequence ATGAACAAAGAGAAGATAGCGGTATTGATGGGCGGTCGCTCTCTTGAGCGCGAAGTCTCGCTGAAAAGCGGCGAGCGCGTTTGTCAGGCGCTGGAGGACCTGGGCTACAAGGTCCTGCCTTTGGACCTGTCCCCGACTCTCGTGCAGACTTTGCGCTCCGAGCGGCCAGACGCGTGCTACATCGCGCTGCATGGCAGGTACGGCGAGGACGGAGCCATCCAGGAGCTGCTCGAGTTTCTCGGCGTTCCGTACACCGGACCGGGAGTAGTATCGAGTGTTCTGGCGTGGGACAAGCCGCTGGCAAAACGGCTCTTCGCCGAGCATGGCATTCCGACGCCTGCCTGGGTGAATTTGACGGCCGATGCATTCAAGCAGATGGGCGCGGCCTCGGCGCTTGATCTCGTGGTTGAAAGCACAGGGCCCTTCCCTCTGGCCGTCAAGCCGGCTAAACAAGGCTCGGCGCTTGGGCTGACCCGCGTCGATTCCGCGGATCGATTGGCGGAGGCACTGTTGACGGCGCTGAGCTACGACGACGCGGCGATGATAGAGAAGTGGGTAGAAGGCCGCATGGTCGCTGTTTCTGTGTTCGACGGCCCCGAAGGCCCACAGCCGCTGCCGCCGGTTGAGATATCGCCTAAAAGCGGTGTCTTCGACTTCGCTTCGATGTACACTGCGGGCGAGACGGATTATTTCGTGCCCGCCAGGCTGGACGAAGCGGTCATGTCAGAGGTGAAGAAGTGCGCCATCGCGGTTCACACTTTGCTGGAGTGCCGAGATGTTTCGCGCGTGGACATGATAGTGGATTCGGCCGGAGGGCTGCATGTTTTGGAGTGCAATACTTCGCCGGGGATGACGGAGACATCCTTGCTGCCTATGGCCGCACAGGCGGTGGGGCTGTCGCTGGCGGATGTAGTCGAAAAACTGGTTAGCTCGGCGCTGGCGCGAAGTGCTGGTAAAAATCAATAG